In Solanum stenotomum isolate F172 chromosome 6, ASM1918654v1, whole genome shotgun sequence, one DNA window encodes the following:
- the LOC125868363 gene encoding pectate lyase-like: MASISFNNSVIFLFSLLCFASIIPKLYANIADFDPYLEKRAEEALQSSLAAYNENPEAVTQIFNKEVGETILNGTRRHLKEEDKEDKNEKVEKDDKEGDEKSVDGCKAYNPIDKCWRCDKNWANNRKALADCARGFGHGTTGGKDGKFYVVTDPSDNNVEEPVPGTLRHAVIQEEPLWIIFEKSMIIKLKQELMINNDKTIDGRGVSVHVAYGAGLTLQFVHNVIVHNIRVHHILSKDGGMIRDSVKHIGLRTVSDGDAISLFGANRIWIDHCTLTKGADGLVDAIMASTAITISNCKFNHHNDVMLLGANDAFPQDKIMQVTVAFNRFGKGCIQRMPRCRWGFFHVVNNDYAKWEMYAIGGTANPTIISQGNRFKAADNPNTKEVTNRNGAPEALWRNWQWRSEGDLFKNGAFFRESGPEIKSTPFTEHTTIQFEPAKFVGRLTRKAGVIQCKIGKAC, from the exons ATGGCCTCTATTAGTTTTaataattcagttatttttcTGTTTTCCCTTTTATGTTTTGCTTCTATAATCCCAAAATTATATGCCAATATTGCTGATTTTGATCCTTATTTGGAAAAAAGAGCTGAAGAAGCACTCCAATCTTCTCTTGCTGCTTATAATGAAAATCCTGAGGCAGTCACTCAAATTTTTAACAAAGAAGTTGGAGA AACAATTCTCAATGGCACAAGGAGGCATTTGAAGGAAGAAGATAAAGAGGACAAGAATGAGAAGGTTGAAAAGGATGATAAGGAAGGTGATGAAAAAAGTGTTGATGGTTGCAAGGCATACAATCCAATTGACAAATGTTGGAGATGTGACAAAAACTGGGCTAATAACAGGAAGGCACTAGCAGATTGTGCTAGGGGATTTGGTCATGGTACAACTGGTGGTAAAGATGGTAAATTCTATGTTGTAACCGATCCATCGGATAACAACGTGGAGGAACCTGTTCCTGGGACCCTACGTCACGCTGTCATCCAAGAGGAGCCATTGTGGATCATCTTCGAGAAGTCGATGATTATCAAGTTGAAACAAGAACTTATGATCAACAATGATAAGACAATTGATGGCAGAGGAGTCTCTGTTCATGTTGCATATGGAGCTGGACTTACCTTACAATTTGTGCACAATGTTATTGTCCACAACATTAGAGTTCATCACATCCTTTCTAAGGATGGTGGTATGATTAGAGATTCTGTCAAACATATTGGTCTTAGGACAGTGAGTGATGGTGATGCTATTTCCCTTTTCGGTGCTAACCGTATCTGGATAGATCATTGTACTTTAACCAAGGGTGCTGATGGACTCGTCGATGCTATCATGGCTTCCACTGCTATCACCATTTCTAACTGCAAATTCAACCATCACAACGAC GTTATGCTTTTGGGAGCAAACGATGCCTTCCCTCAAGATAAAATCATGCAAGTTACAGTTGCATTCAATAGGTTTGGAAAGGGATGTATCCAGAGGATGCCAAGGTGCAGGTGGGGTTTCTTCCATGTTGTCAACAACGACTACGCCAAATGGGAAATGTATGCTATTGGTGGTACAGCTAACCCCACCATCATTAGCCAGGGTAACCGTTTCAAGGCTGCCGACAATCCCAACACTAAAGAG GTGACAAACCGGAATGGCGCCCCAGAAGCTTTGTGGAGAAACTGGCAATGGAGATCCGAGGGTGATTTGTTCAAGAACGGAGCCTTCTTTAGGGAGTCTGGACCAGAAATCAAGAGCACTCCATTCACAGAACATACCACAATCCAGTTTGAGCCTGCTAAATTTGTAGGCAGACTCACTCGCAAGGCTGGTGTAATCCAGTGCAAGATCGGAAAAGCATGCTAG